One Drosophila kikkawai strain 14028-0561.14 chromosome 3L, DkikHiC1v2, whole genome shotgun sequence genomic window carries:
- the LOC108073811 gene encoding kelch-like protein 40b, with the protein MDAWLQPVYANLIENKKFSDCRILVENEAFDCHKVILASCSEFFERLFLGSFRDSKSDEIRLQEVKPKTFAMFIQYVYTYSKEKLNECSNSMIMDLLSCGTRWLVNSIVSDCVKTLEGRANGMLLGDLVDLFQKAHSIKNQELIEISVKFLQSRFSPAMNCYNVLTMTSDVFEQYTIITGGYLPESERFKMIEAYVTVNGLIDSDPAKTSEVEVHRKKEGDSGIGELVAAKTSSDDDEQESSENEELEDKEEDEAKERGTVEKNKMKNTKIKVLHSKYVKMLLSHIKFNRMSKTEFYHIVGKSSLLTLKEKYENIYLTQPDSTPTSTLSRNTFGRAYECQP; encoded by the exons ATGGATGCTTG GCTACAACCCGTCTATGCCAATTTGATAGAGAACAAGAAGTTCTCCGACTGCCGCATTCTCGTGGAGAACGAAGCCTTTGATTGCCACAAAGTGATCCTGGCCAGCTGCTCCGAGTTTTTCGAGCGCCTTTTTCTAGGCTCCTTCCGGGATTCCAAGTCCGATGAAATCCGTTTGCAGGAGGTTAAACCGAAAACCTTTGCCATGTTCATTCAATATGTGTACACCTACAGCAAGGAGAAGCTCAACGAGTGCAGCAACTCCATGATAATGGACCTCCTCAGCTGCGGAACCAGGTGGTTGGTGAATTCTATCGTTTCGGATTGCGTAAAGACCCTCGAGGGACGGGCTAACGGTATGCTGCTCGGCGATCTGGTCGATCTTTTCCAGAAAGCGCACAGCATCAAAAACCAAGAGCTGATAGAAATCTCTGTGAAG TTTTTGCAAAGCCGCTTTTCTCCGGCTATGAATTGCTACAATGTCCTGACCATGACCTCGGATGTCTTTGAGCAGTACACCATCATTACCGGGGGATATTTGCCCGAGAGCGAACGGTTCAAGATGATCGAGGCCTACGTTACTGTTAATGGTCTGATTGATTCCGATCCAGCCAAGACCTCGGAGGTTGAAGTGCACCGTAAGAAAGAGGGCGATAGTGGCATTGGTGAGTTGGTGGCCGCAAAAACATCATCCGATGACGACGAGCAAGAGTCTTCCGAAAATGAGGAATTAGAGGACAAGGAAGAGGATGAGGCTAAGGAACGTGGCACGGTTGAAAAGAATAAGATgaagaatacaaaaataaaagtgctGCACTCGAAATATGTAAAAATGCTGCTGAGCCACATAAAGTTCAATAGGATGAGTAAGACCGAATTTTACCACATCGTTGGCAAATCTTCATTGTTGACCTTGAAggaaaaatacgaaaatatttacttaactCAACCAGATAGTACACCTACTTCTACTCTTTCTCGGAATACATTTGGTAGGGCCTATGAATGTCAACcttga
- the LOC108073826 gene encoding mpv17-like protein 2, whose protein sequence is MAGRLLGKRLAHFLERFHQAAFSPKYLFYTNIGISVGLSMVGDAMEQTYEKMVGEIPEWNRTRTVRMGISGLTVGVVCHYWYQYLDYHYPQRTLKTVIIKILLDQFICSPFYMAVFFLTMAVLEDTTWEELKQEIREKALILYAAEWTVWPVAQLINFLLLKPQYRVLYDNTISLGYDIFTSQVKYRKKPTEEVEPKKGK, encoded by the coding sequence ATGGCGGGCCGTTTGCTGGGCAAAAGGCTGGCACATTTCCTGGAACGCTTCCACCAGGCAGCCTTCAGCCCCAAGTATCTGTTCTACACCAACATTGGCATCTCGGTGGGCCTCAGCATGGTGGGCGATGCCATGGAGCAGACCTACGAAAAGATGGTAGGCGAGATACCCGAATGGAACCGTACCCGCACCGTGCGGATGGGCATCTCCGGGTTGACGGTGGGCGTGGTGTGCCACTACTGGTACCAGTATCTGGACTATCATTATCCGCAGCGTACCCTTAAGACAGTGATAATCAAGATCCTGCTAGATCAGTTTATTTGCTCACCATTCTACATGGCCGTCTTTTTCCTAACAATGGCCGTGCTGGAGGACACCACCTGGGAAGAACTGAAGCAGGAGATCCGGGAGAAGGCTCTTATACTCTACGCTGCCGAGTGGACAGTGTGGCCTGTGGCTCAGCTAATCAACTTTCTGCTGCTCAAGCCCCAGTATCGGGTCTTGTATGACAACACCATAAGTTTGGGCTACGACATCTTTACCTCACAGGTCAAGTACCGCAAGAAGCCCACCGAGGAGGTTGAGCCTAAGAAGGGGAAATAA
- the LOC108073797 gene encoding uncharacterized protein isoform X2, with translation MEHLRPMSYEEMCQMEMLQAAGGSAASSAPPPAMMPIMVIPTALLPAPAEGAVGGVPGGGLVEHYYQLQPTHHLLPAEGAANTNTTASTPNPGELALLQGIEQIPHTIQHPQQMNILCTGTLGRPRMPASAAGHNPSLNPNAAANPNPSVAATLPRGFQPAAFVAEVESDFEGSECGAGGMTTTCMPHFRFGGCGHQSLQHHPQQQQDAVVGCGSLAYMMSSGTLGRGRRLAGGLTGGKPKRVSFKGDNLPPPSPPPPPAVELDENGLPIPGPGDAGSCSYMHFDNYMDYQTTGFGGLPDVTEHSNIRRTLSRQNSISNSDSGGEIASIQKSKVNFGNAISGGVVVGGDIVGLDAKSPTSLNSATAGGGTVGKVKGKASRKTNAGVDGGQKGRRGSWLVALTLVSAICLLAIAATLAYQHFLMAPSRNSHAQRLRIVRRILREVPLVDGHNNYAWNVRKYAHSSLELHLSHDLDHKSLWARPAWAQTDMERLKQGLVSVQVWSAYVPCEAQGLDAVQLALEQIDIVRRLSDMYARETVLATSSQDIVEAHRRGLLASLIGVEGGHTIGSSLGVLRSFYSLGARYLSLTHRCDVSWAGSSASPAEQGLTPFGKAIVREMNRLGMMIDLSHSSDATARDVLQVTRAPVIFSHSAARQLCNSTRNVPDDILRLVAENGGLIMLSFDSEDVACGRQARLQDVIEHIKYVRAIAGIQHIGLGAGYDGIELPPLGLEDVSKYPELLAALLEDHNWSEEDVAMLAGRNFLRIMETVETVRDYWKRAAIQPIEQTEPQPKTQCTYMSS, from the exons ATGGAACACCTACGACCCATGAGCTACGAGGAGATGTGCCAAATGGAGATGCTGCAGGCTGCCGGTGGATCGGCCGCATCATCGGCACCGCCGCCAGCCATGATGCCTATTATGGTGATACCCACAGCTCTCCTGCCGGCTCCAGCCGAGGGGGCGGTGGGTGGTGTCCCAGGCGGCGGTCTGGTGGAGCACTACTATCAGCTGCAGCCCACGCACCACCTCCTGCCAGCCGAGGGGGCagccaacaccaacaccaccgCCTCCACACCGAATCCCGGCGAATTGGCGCTCCTGCAAGGCATCGAACAGATTCCACACACAATCCAGCATCCACAGCAGATGAATATCCTGTGCACAGGAACGCTGGGACGCCCACGAATGCCGGCGTCGGCAGCCGGGCATAATCCAAGTCTTAATCCCAATGCCGCCGCCAATCCCAATCCCTCGGTGGCGGCCACCTTGCCGCGCGGTTTCCAGCCGGCTGCCTTCGTTGCGGAAGTGGAGTCGGACTTCGAGGGCAGCGAATGCGGGGCCGGCGGAATGACCACCACCTGCATGCCGCACTTCCGCTTCGGCGGCTGCGGCCATCAGTCCCTGCAACACCAcccccagcagcaacaggatgCAGTGGTGGGCTGCGGTTCGCTGGCCTACATGATGAGTTCTGGTACATTGGGTCGGGGCAGGCGTTTGGCCGGCGGACTGACCGGGGGCAAGCCCAAGCGAGTGTCCTTCAAGGGTGACAATTTGCCGCCGCcatcgccaccgccaccgccagcCGTGGAATTGGATGAGAATGGATTGCCTATACCAGGGCCAGGCGATGCCGGCAGCTGCTCCTACATGCACTTTGACAACTACATGGACTATCAG ACCACTGGCTTTGGTGGATTGCCTGACGTCACCGAGCACTCCAACATTCGCCGCACTCTGTCCCGCCAGAACTCCATCTCCAATAGCGACTCTGGCGGTGAAATAGCCAGCATCCAAAAGTCCAAGGTCAACTTCGGCAATGCCATATCCGGCGGCGTGGTCGTGGGTGGCGATATTGTTGGACTGGACGCCAAGTCGCCCACCTCGCTTAACTCGGCGACGGCCGGCGGCGGCACCGTCGGAAAAGTCAAGGGAAAGGCCTCAAGAAAAACCAATGCCGGTGTTGATGGCGGGCAGAAAGGCAGGCGTGGCTCTTGGCTGGTGGCCCTCACCCTGGTCAGTGCCATCTGCCTGCTGGCCATTGCTGCCACGCTGGCGTACCAGCACTTTCTCATGGCGCCCAGCCGCAACTCCCATGCCCAAAGACTGAGAATCGTTCGCCGGATACTGCGCGAGGTGCCGCTGGTCGATGGGCACAACAACTATGCCTGGAATGTGCGCAAGTATGCCCACAGCAGCCTGGAGCTCCATCTCAGCCACGATCTCGATCACAAGTCGCTGTGGGCGCGGCCGGCGTGGGCGCAGACGGACATGGAGCGGCTAAAGCAGGGACTGGTCAGCGTGCAAGTGTG GTCAGCATATGTGCCGTGTGAGGCTCAAGGCTTGGACGCCGTCCAGCTGGCGCTCGAGCAGATCGACATTGTGCGGCGCCTGTCCGACATGTATGCCCGGGAAACAGTGCTGGCCACGTCGTCGCAGGACATCGTTGAGGCACACCGCCGCGGGCTTCTGGCCTCGCTGATCGGCGTTGAGGGGGGCCACACCATTGGCTCCTCCTTGGGGGTTTTGAGATCCTTTTACTCCCTGGGAGCGCGTTACCTCAGCCTCACCCATCGCTGCGATGTCTCGTGGGCGGGCTCGAGTGCCTCGCCGGCGGAACAGGGTCTCACGCCCTTCGGCAAGGCCATTGTCCGCGAGATGAACCGGCTGGGCATGATGATTGATCTGTCGCACAGCTCGGATGCCACTGCTCGGGATGTTTTGCAAGTGACACGGGCGCCGGTCATCTTCTCGCACTCCGCCGCCCGCCAGCTGTGCAATTCGACGAGGAACGTGCCGGACGATATACTCCGCCTGGTGGCCGAGAACGGTGGCCTGATCATGCTGAGCTTTGACTCCGAGGACGTGGCGTGCGGGCGGCAGGCGCGGCTCCAGGATGTGATCGAGCACATCAAGTATGTGCGCGCCATTGCCGGCATCCAGCACATTGGCCTGGGAGCGGGCTACGATGGCATTGAGCTGCCTCCACTGGGCTTGGAGGATGTTTCCAAATACCCGGAGCTGCTGGCCGCCCTGCTGGAGGATCACAACTGGAGCGAGGAGGATGTGGCCATGCTGGCGGGCCGGAACTTTCTGCGTATCATGGAGACAGTGGAGACGGTGCGCGACTACTGGAAGCGAGCGGCCATCCAGCCCATCGAGCAGACGGAGCCGCAGCCCAAGACGCAGTGCACCTACATGTCCTCGTGA
- the LOC108073813 gene encoding kelch-like protein 40b, whose translation MDAWLKPVFADLIENKKFSDCRILVENEAFDCHKVILASCSEFFERLFLGSFREAKSDEIRLQEVKPKTFAMFIQYVYTYSKEKLNECNNSMIMDLLSCGTRWLVDSIVSECVKILKGRVNDMMLDDLIDLFQNAHNINHQELIEISVKFLRSRFSTDMNCYDVLTLTSDVFEQYTIITGGYLPEIERFKMIEAYVTVNGLIDSDPAEASEVEIYHKKEGDSGIGELVAAKTFADDDQEYSDASFVEEYEDKEEDEAKERGTVEKNKMKNTKIKVLHSKYVEMLLSHIKFNKMSKTEFYHIVGKSSLLTLKEKYENMYLTQPDKLE comes from the exons GCTAAAACCAGTCTTTGCCGATTTGATAGAGAACAAGAAGTTTTCCGACTGCCGCATTCTCGTGGAGAACGAAGCCTTTGATTGCCACAAAGTGATCCTGGCCAGCTGCTCCGAGTTTTTCGAGCGCCTGTTCCTGGGCTCCTTCCGGGAGGCCAAGTCCGATGAAATTCGTTTGCAGGAGGTTAAACCGAAAACCTTTGCAATGTTCATTCAATATGTGTACACCTACAGCAAGGAGAAGCTTAATGAGTGCAACAACTCCATGATAATGGACCTCCTGAGCTGCGGAACCAGGTGGCTGGTGGATTCTATCGTTTCTGAATGCGTGAAGATCCTCAAGGGACGGGTTAATGATATGATGCTCGATGATCTCATCGATCTTTTCCAGAACGCGCACAACATCAACCACCAAGAGCTGATAGAAATTTCAGTTAAG TTTCTGCGAAGCCGCTTTTCTACGGATATGAATTGCTATGATGTCCTGACCCTGACCTCGGATGTCTTTGAGCAGTACACCATCATTACTGGTGGCTACTTGCCCGAGATCGAGCGGTTCAAGATGATCGAGGCCTATGTCACTGTTAATGGTCTAATCGATTCCGACCCAGCCGAGGCCTCGGAGGTTGAAATATACCATAAGAAAGAGGGCGACAGTGGCATTGGTGAGTTGGTGGCCGCAAAAACATTCGCCGATGACGATCAAGAGTATTCCGATGCGTCTTTCGTTGAGGAATACGAGGACAAGGAAGAGGATGAGGCTAAGGAACGTGGCACGGTTGAAAAGAATAAGATgaagaatacaaaaataaaagtgctGCACTCGAAATATGTAGAAATGCTGCTGAGCCACATAAAATTCAATAAGATGAGCAAGACCGAATTTTACCACATCGTTGGCAAATCTTCATTGTTGACCTTGAAGGAGAAATACGAAAATATGTACCTAACTCAACCAGATAAACTGGAATAA